The sequence TACGGAATGCCGTTAGAGCGCACTAAGTTTTCAAATTCTTCGTAATAAGATTCAATATTTTTAATAGGGTTATAGGGAGAATCAATCCCTACAAGTAATGTTTTAGGATATTGTACTGTAGGTGTTTCTACTCTTTTCATAGTAGTCCTCGCAAATTTTTTGGTGTGATCTATACTTAAAGTATAGCATATATTTTTTGTTTTAGCTCCATTATCACTAAAAAAATGTGAGTATATTCTAAAAATAAGATTTAAAAAAAATTTCTCAACTTTTAATTTTTGTGCTATAATAAAATTAAAAGTCTGTAATTATACTAGAAGATTCTTATGTTTGATTTTTTATCCCAAAAGATTTCCTCTATTTTTACCCGTTTAACGGGACAAGATAGATTAACTGAAAAAAATATTGACGAAACACTTACCAAGGTACAAGATAGCTTGCTTGAGGCTGATGTGCCTTACGATGTTGTTGAGCAATTTATTGCGCAGATAAAGCATGAAGTAGTTGGGCAAAAGATATTTGCTTCACTTAAGCCTGCTGAGCTGCTTATGAAAATTGTACACGATAAAGTAATACACTTTTTAGGTGGCCAAGCGTCTGAAACTCAATTTGCGTTTCAAATGCCTGCAACAGTAATGATGATAGGTCTTCAAGGATCGGGCAAGACTACTACTATAGCTAAACTAGTTAATTTTGTGCAAGAACAGGCTCAAAAGCGTGGCAAGGCTCGCCGTATTATGGTTGGGTCAGTTGATTTTTATAGACCAGCAGCTATCGATCAGCTAGAAATTTTAGCTAAGCAAGTAGGGGCTCTTTTTTACCGCTCATCATTAACAGATCCTGTTGCTGCTGCTCAAGATATTTTAAAGCATTCTCAACAAGAACAGTGTGATTTGTTGTTTTTAGACACCGCTGGTCGTTTGCATGTCGATACTACTATGCTTGAAGAGCTTCATCAAATTGATGTTAAAGTTAAGCCTAAATACAAATTACTTGTAGTTGATGCTATGACTGGTCAAGAGTCGCTTAAAGTAGCTCAAGCTTTTGAACAAAAGATTGGTTTTTTAGGTGCTATTCTATCAAAAATGGATAGTGACACGCGCGGTGGTGTTGCTTTTGCTTTTAAATATGCTCTTAAAAAACCTATTTTATTTATCGGTACAGGCGAAAAAATAGATGACTTAGAGTTATTTAGGCCCGAGCGCCTTGCTACTCGTATTATTGGTATGGGTGACATAAAAAGTTTAATTGAGAAAGCTCAAGAAAAAATTAAAGTAGATGACCAAGAAGCGATGTATAAATCTCTTTCTGAAGGCAAGCTTACTTTACAAGATTTTGCTCAACAGATTGAAATGGTAAGTAAACTAGGATCGCTTTCCTCGGTGCTTAAATATTTGCCTGGAGCAGGGTCACTTAATATTTCTCCTGAAATGATTCAAAAAGGAGAAACAGAGATTATAAAGTTTAAAGCAATTATAAACTCTATGACTTCTAAAGAACGACTTAATCCTAAAGTGCTTGATGCTTCACGTAAAAATCGTGTAGCTCAAGGTTCAGGAGTAACTGTTGCTGATATTAATACTTTGCTTAGTCGCTTTGAGCAAAGTCAGCAATTTGTTAAAGTTTTTAAAAAGATGGGTAAATCAAGATTTTTTTAATTTATTTTGATACACTAATAAAAAGTATTTTTATAGAAAGGTTATATAATGGCAGTGAAAATAAGACTTTCACGTATTGGTAAAATCCACGCACCAGTATATCGTATTGTTGCGATAGATTCTCGTAAAAAAAGAGATGGCGAAGCTCTTGATATTTTAGGTACTTATAATCCGCTTACTGGCGAACTAGTACAATTTCATCAAGATCGTATTGAAGGATGGGTTTCAAAAGGTGCAGTGGTAACTGATGCAGTTAAAAAATTGCAAAAGAAGCACAAAAAATCCGCTCAAGTAACAGCTCAAGTTTAAGGCGCATATGTTCATACAATTAATTGAACATTTTATCGTTAAATTAGTGGAAAAGCCTGAAGCTATAGTAATTTCTGAAGTTGAAACTGCTGGCAAAAGTATTATTGAAATACGTGTTGCAGCACAAGATATTGCTAAAGTTATTGGAAAAGAAGGCCGAACATTTAAAGCATTACGTTCTTTAATTCACTGTGTTGATCCTGAAGCTCGTAAAGATATTGTAGTCGATATAGTCACATAATGGTCATTTCTACTATTACGCTCTTTCCTGAGTTATATAAGCCTTTTTTAGAAACAAGCTTAATTCGTAAAGCACAAGAACAACAGCATGTAACGCTCGACGTTAAAACTATGTTCGATTTCTGCAAGCCAAAAGAGCGCGTTGATAGTCCTACCTTTGGACATGGTGCAGGTATGTTATTAAGACCTGATATCATAGAAAAAGCTATAGATGCTCAAGAAGCTTTACATGGTCCAGCGTATAAAATATTTTTTTCACCTCAAGGTAAAAAGCTTGACCAAGTGCTCTTGCGTGATCTGGCCCTTATAGCTCAAGAAAAAAAGCATATTATGCTTCTTCCTGCCCGCTATGAAGGTATGGACGCTCGCGTTGAAGAGCATTATGGTGATTGTTTGATATCGTTGGGTGATTTTGTGCTTATGGGTGGCGATTTGCCTGCTATGGTACTTATGGAAGGTCTTTTAAGGCTTATTCCTGGTGTCGTAGGAAAACAAGCATCAGTTGAGCATGAATCGTTTACTGGACCATTTTTGGATTATCCTGAATATACGAGTCCGGTTGTATGGAAAGGGTACTCTGTACCTGAAGTAGTACGCTCAGGCGATCATGGAAAGATTCAGCGATGGCGTCAAGCACGAGCTATTAAAAATACGGTGCTGTCTCATTTTGATTGGTTGCGTTCCCATGTAACGACAGATGCTGAAATAAAACAGGCTGCTGAGCATATACCGCACCATTATGCCATACTTATGCATGCCCAAGTAGCATTGCTTGATGGTCAAGAAGGTACTAGTTCGGTAACTTCAATTGACATTCATGATATAGCTCGCTCTTCAGCTACGTATGGTATAAAAAAGTATTTTATTGTTACACCGTTAGAAGATCAACAAAAAATAGTAACTAAATTACTAGATTTTTGGAAGACAGGGGAAGGGGTAACCTATAATCCCCATCGACATAATGCTTTAGAAAATGTTCTTCTGGTAAGTACACTTGACGAAGCCGTAGATAAAATTAAAGAGTATGAAAATGCTGATCCTATTTTAATTGGTACAGCAGCTAAAAAATATGCTCATGCTCAGGCTATTACGTATCACGATCAGTCCATAGTATGGTCGTTGAAGCGTCCTGTAGTGTTACTGTTTGGTACAGCGCGAGGCTTAGGAAGCTCTGTTATCGAACGATGTGAGTTTTTACTGGGACCTCTTTATGGGTTTTCCACGTTCAATCATTTGTCTGTACGCTCAGCGGCAGCTATTATCTTTGATCGCTGGTTAGGTATTACGAGCAAAAAATCATCTAGTATTGTTAAATAATAATTTTCTGCTTTAAAGGACTTCTATGAAAGCAAAACACTATACAAAAGAGACGATATTAAATATCGGAACAGAAAGTCGCAATTTTCCTAAATTTGGTGTTGGCGACGCTATAATAGTAGCACAACGTATTAAAGAAGGTGAAAAAGAACGTACTCAAATGTTTGAAGGCGATGTTATTGCTATTCATACTAAGGGTATTTCAAGCACCTTTACTATTCGTCGTATTGGCGCTAACAGTGTTGCAGTAGAACGTATTTTTCCGTTCTTTTCACCACTTATTGAAAAGATTACTTTCTTGCGTAGAGGTAAAGTACGTCGTGCTAAACTTTACTACATGAGAGATCGTATTGGTAAAGCTGCTCGTGTACGTGAAAAAGTACTTACTAAAGAACAAAAAGCTTTAGATAGAGCATCAGATAAATCTGCAGCTTAAGCAGACTGGTATGGTGCACCTTCTTCTTTTGGCAAGTATAATGCTTGTTGGTAATGGATGTGCCCGTCGATCTCAAAATGCAAAATTGGATAAGAATGCGATTGCTTATAGTAACTGCTCTTATCCAATTTTTTCTGATGAAGAGCGATTGGTTGATATACCATTGCCTGGATCTCAAATACTCTATAATATAACAAGTACTCATGATCCGCGAAAATTAGCTCTTATATATAAAACAGATTTTAAACTTGAAGATATAATTGCTTTTTATCGCTTGCAAATGGAATGCCTAGGCTGGCAAGAGGCTGAGATCATTAAAGGTTATCATACTTGTTTGTTGTTTAAAAAGCCGTCAAAAGTATGTTCTATTATTTTAAAGTCATCAAAAAGCTTAACAAAAAATAGTAGTACGGTAACTCTTTTTATAAGCCCGAAAAAATAGCTTTGTTATAGTTATCAAACAAAAGGCGCCCGTTAAGGCGCCTTGTTTTTTGTCTAATTTTATGTGTTAAAGTAGATTAATTTTTTCTGTTATTTTCTCTACGAGCACGAATAAGTTGAATCTCAAGCTCTTTATCTTTAAGTTCAAGTTCTTTTCGCTTATTTTTCTCTTTAACAAGCTCAAGTTGTACTTGTTGCTCTTTAAGGGTAAGTTCCCGTTCTTTAAGAGCAAGCTCGCGTGAACTATTAACTTGTTTTACTTCAACCGGTATTGGTTGAAATGTTACTAATTTAGCTTCACGTGGTTTTTGTTGCATAAGTTGATTTTGATGTTCTTGGCGGGCCTGGCGTTCCTGGCGTACTTGTTCGCGATAACGACGCTCTTCTTCTCGTTGTCTTTGTTCTTCATCGCGTTTACGTTGCTGCATTTGAGCTTCATACATTTGTCTTTCACGCACGCGTAATTCTGCTCGTTGCTCTGCAATGCAAGGATCTTCTTCGTATACATAATAAGCTGCTGGTGCCATTGTAACTGGCACAGCAATAGGCGCTGGAGCTGAGTTTGCAGCTATTTTACTGGTAATAATACCTGCTGCTAGTCCAGTTACTGCACCTATACCAAAGCCTCTACCGGTGCGACCGGTATACGTTAGTTGACTACTTCCTAAAGAAAGTAACAATAAAAAAGCTAAAAAATTCTTGTTCATAAGAAATCTCCTGACAGAGGTGAACAATGGATATATACTAAAAGTATGCTTTGAATCAACGCTCTAAGTCAATAGTTGTTTGCTTATTTGCATTTTGACTTAAAAGCATCCTTTTAATTAAGTGCTCTCACTTAATCTCTATTAATAATAGCTGTATAAAAAACTCATGCAAGTGGTGCAAGTCGTAAAAAAATAAAGAGCAGAGAAAATATCTCTGCTCTTTTGTATACCAAGTTATAGCAAAATACTAGAATTATTAGTACCAGTAATAAGCCGTTGGGCTATAGTAAGCTGGTGCATAATAATCATAGTAATACGGTGCGTATCCGTAGCTATAGTTAGGATAGTAATTGTTATAATAGGGATTAGAAAAAGCACTGCCTACAAGTGCTCCTGTAGCTAATCCTAAACCAAAGCCAGCGCCGCCGCTGCGACCATAGCCACGTCCATAGCCGCCACCATAGCGACGAGCTTCTGCTTGATTAAAAAGTGCAAATGTTGCTATAAAAGCAAAAGTAAGTAAAAAAAACTTTTTGTTCATAATGTTTCTCCAGTATAGTGTTAAATAAAAAATTAACTATAAGCACACTATTTAGTAAGGACGTGTAGATTGTTCTAAAGCGTTATTACTCGTAGCTTGCTCAGCATCAGATCTAATACCGCGTGCTGGCGAGTAGGTGCTTGAATGCTTATATCGCTGTGCATTTTCTTTCTCGCCACGTAATGCTGCTCTTCTCTTTCTAGTAGTTTCTAGTTGAGCTCTTGTATAGGCTAATTGGTTTTCTGATACTGGTAACAGTGTTGTTGGTAAAAACTTCACAGGCCCGTCAGCATATATACCAATAGTACTCAACAAAAGAGCTGCCAGAATAGCGCTACTATTAATAAGCGTAATCAGCATCAGCATAATCTTGATACATGCTGTCTTCTGGATTAACATAATCGGTGCCATAATTAGTAGAGCGGTCTGACTCTAAAGGGCTTAAAGCTACGTCAGTTACGTTCTCAGCAGTGTTCAAAGTAATATCTGTTGCTGCGCCTGCAGTATTAAGGGCGCCACGTGTTGTTGCTGAAGCTGCCCCAAGAGCAGAGTCTACTACAGGCACGACAGTTAAAGTAACTGAAGCTGAAAGCACTACAAGACTTAGTGTTAAAAATGATAGTAAGTTTTTCATAAAATCTCCAATATTTAATAATTAATTTAAATAGACTTATTGTTTCTTCTACTAGTTTGAACTAAATAATGTCTAAATGTCAATAATTTATTAAATAAAACTAATATCAATGTCTTTGTTGATAGGCCTAGAGAGTTTTAGAAATTAAGAATTTTGTAATAATTCAGCAAGTTTGTCTATTTTTCCAGCACCTAAAAGCAGTAAAAGATCACCCTCAGAAATAATAAGTTTAAGCTCTTGGCAAAGAGCTTCAAGGTTTGCGTCATAGGGTACATAAGTTACGTTACACGAAGGTTGTTTCTGTTTTAAAGCAGTTACTAAATTTTGGCTTGTAATACCTGGTAGAGGAGTTTCACTTGCTCCGTGAATATCTGTTATAATAAGTTGGTCGATAGGTCCATAGGCAAAAACATTTAAAAACTCTTGCCATAGTTTATCGGTACGAGTGTACCGTTGGGGCTGAAATACAACGATAAGTTTTTTGTCTGCTCGTTTACGTGCAACTAATAACGTATTAAAAATCTCGGTTGGGTGATGCCCATAATCATCGAAAATCTCTGTTCCTTTATAGATTCCTTTAAAACTAAAGCGTTTTTCAACTCCCTTAAAGCTTTTAAAAGCTTTAGCTAGTACTTCAAAAGGTATATTTAAATCAAGAGCTACTGCTAATGCTGCTAGAGAGTTAAGAACATTATAACGGCCAGGCATAGCTAAGTAGACAGAGCCTAGTAAAACAGGCTCAGATGGGTTATCTGTACCAGGTGCTTTGTTGCTATACACGTTAAAAGTAGAATGATCTTTTTCAAGGCAGACATCTTGTGCATAAATATCAGCCACACGAGGGTCAAAGCCGTATTTTATAGTTTTTACATGAGGTAACGGTAATAAAGAAAGAATATGCATGTCGTCAACACATACTATAGCTTTACCATAAAATGGTATGTTAGTGAGAAATTGATTAAAGGTCTGTTTAATATCATTAATATCGGTATAGGTATCTAAATGTTCAAGATCAATATTGGTAACAACTGCAAGGGTTGGGTACAGACGTAACAATGATCTATCGCTTTCATCAGCTTCAGCTACTAAAAAATCTCCTGTACCCCAACGAGCGTTGGTTGAAATATTTTTAAAATGGCCACCTACAATAACTGTTGGGTCTTGATCAGCCTCAATAAGTAAATGAGCTACCATAGACGTTGTTGTAGTTTTACCATGAGCGCCTGTTATAGCAATACTATATTTAGTACGCATAAGTTCAGAAAGCATTAAGGCTCGAGGAATCGTCGGTATCCCTCGAGCCTGAGCATTTTTAATCTCTTGATTATCTGCTTTTATAGCTGAAGAATATACAAGTACGTCAACACTTGGGTGATTGCATTGGTCGGTATTGTTGCCCTTAAATACAGAGCATCCCAAGGAAAGCAACTCTTGAACGCTTTTTTGCTCTAAATCAAGATCGCATCCAGATATAGCATACCCTTGGTATTTTAAAATTTTGGCAATACCGCTCATGCCAATGCCACCAATACCTACAAAATGTATATGACCTTTTTTGTACATGTAATTACTTTCATCAAAATTAAGATAAAACTTCTAGAATATACTAGTAAGCATACAAAAAGTTGACAAATTATACAAATGATCATCAAACCAATTATTAAATTTACAATAATTTGCTTATAGGAGTTCTCTTAATTGAAGCAACTTTTGTTGTAATGTTATAAGTTTTTCACTTAAATTAGATGTATCTTTCAATTCTATTTGAGTGTTTTTAGCATTTTGTAGTGCTTGTCCTGTGGTATTAGATGAAGCTCGTGTAGAAGGAGTTATAGTCTCTTCTAATGAATTATCTATCGATTGCTCTTGTGGTGAACTTAATTTAGTTAAGTAACGCTTTGTTACCGCAATAGAATATTTTTTTGTATAGATAAGTTCTTTAAGAAGCATAAGTTTTTGTAAATCTTGGTGTGTATATAATCGTTGGCCGCTGGCAGATTGTTCTATCTTAAGGTTAAATTCCTTTTCCCAAAGATTTATAATGGTGCGATCGATATTAAGCGTTTGAGTAATTTCGCCAATACGCATTTTTTTTTGTTCTATGTTCATTAGGTACCCTTTTTTATCTGTTATTACACATATAGTACACATACGTATAAGAGAGTAGTATATAGCTTGTTATACCTCAACCAACAAGAGATGTATAGTATTTTTGTTGTAGCCTCATAAGCTGTTTTATGCTATACTTAACTATAATAGATATCGTCTATAAAGAGTTCACGTTGAGTTCTTTATGTCCCAAACCAGTCTTAATCTTAAGGAAACCTTTGCGATGAAATTAAAA is a genomic window of Candidatus Dependentiae bacterium containing:
- a CDS encoding MerR family transcriptional regulator, whose amino-acid sequence is MNIEQKKMRIGEITQTLNIDRTIINLWEKEFNLKIEQSASGQRLYTHQDLQKLMLLKELIYTKKYSIAVTKRYLTKLSSPQEQSIDNSLEETITPSTRASSNTTGQALQNAKNTQIELKDTSNLSEKLITLQQKLLQLRELL
- the rpsP gene encoding 30S ribosomal protein S16 is translated as MAVKIRLSRIGKIHAPVYRIVAIDSRKKRDGEALDILGTYNPLTGELVQFHQDRIEGWVSKGAVVTDAVKKLQKKHKKSAQVTAQV
- the ffh gene encoding signal recognition particle protein, which encodes MFDFLSQKISSIFTRLTGQDRLTEKNIDETLTKVQDSLLEADVPYDVVEQFIAQIKHEVVGQKIFASLKPAELLMKIVHDKVIHFLGGQASETQFAFQMPATVMMIGLQGSGKTTTIAKLVNFVQEQAQKRGKARRIMVGSVDFYRPAAIDQLEILAKQVGALFYRSSLTDPVAAAQDILKHSQQEQCDLLFLDTAGRLHVDTTMLEELHQIDVKVKPKYKLLVVDAMTGQESLKVAQAFEQKIGFLGAILSKMDSDTRGGVAFAFKYALKKPILFIGTGEKIDDLELFRPERLATRIIGMGDIKSLIEKAQEKIKVDDQEAMYKSLSEGKLTLQDFAQQIEMVSKLGSLSSVLKYLPGAGSLNISPEMIQKGETEIIKFKAIINSMTSKERLNPKVLDASRKNRVAQGSGVTVADINTLLSRFEQSQQFVKVFKKMGKSRFF
- the rplS gene encoding 50S ribosomal protein L19; protein product: MKAKHYTKETILNIGTESRNFPKFGVGDAIIVAQRIKEGEKERTQMFEGDVIAIHTKGISSTFTIRRIGANSVAVERIFPFFSPLIEKITFLRRGKVRRAKLYYMRDRIGKAARVREKVLTKEQKALDRASDKSAA
- a CDS encoding KH domain-containing protein, with the translated sequence MFIQLIEHFIVKLVEKPEAIVISEVETAGKSIIEIRVAAQDIAKVIGKEGRTFKALRSLIHCVDPEARKDIVVDIVT
- a CDS encoding UDP-N-acetylmuramate--L-alanine ligase; amino-acid sequence: MYKKGHIHFVGIGGIGMSGIAKILKYQGYAISGCDLDLEQKSVQELLSLGCSVFKGNNTDQCNHPSVDVLVYSSAIKADNQEIKNAQARGIPTIPRALMLSELMRTKYSIAITGAHGKTTTTSMVAHLLIEADQDPTVIVGGHFKNISTNARWGTGDFLVAEADESDRSLLRLYPTLAVVTNIDLEHLDTYTDINDIKQTFNQFLTNIPFYGKAIVCVDDMHILSLLPLPHVKTIKYGFDPRVADIYAQDVCLEKDHSTFNVYSNKAPGTDNPSEPVLLGSVYLAMPGRYNVLNSLAALAVALDLNIPFEVLAKAFKSFKGVEKRFSFKGIYKGTEIFDDYGHHPTEIFNTLLVARKRADKKLIVVFQPQRYTRTDKLWQEFLNVFAYGPIDQLIITDIHGASETPLPGITSQNLVTALKQKQPSCNVTYVPYDANLEALCQELKLIISEGDLLLLLGAGKIDKLAELLQNS
- the trmD gene encoding tRNA (guanosine(37)-N1)-methyltransferase TrmD, producing MVISTITLFPELYKPFLETSLIRKAQEQQHVTLDVKTMFDFCKPKERVDSPTFGHGAGMLLRPDIIEKAIDAQEALHGPAYKIFFSPQGKKLDQVLLRDLALIAQEKKHIMLLPARYEGMDARVEEHYGDCLISLGDFVLMGGDLPAMVLMEGLLRLIPGVVGKQASVEHESFTGPFLDYPEYTSPVVWKGYSVPEVVRSGDHGKIQRWRQARAIKNTVLSHFDWLRSHVTTDAEIKQAAEHIPHHYAILMHAQVALLDGQEGTSSVTSIDIHDIARSSATYGIKKYFIVTPLEDQQKIVTKLLDFWKTGEGVTYNPHRHNALENVLLVSTLDEAVDKIKEYENADPILIGTAAKKYAHAQAITYHDQSIVWSLKRPVVLLFGTARGLGSSVIERCEFLLGPLYGFSTFNHLSVRSAAAIIFDRWLGITSKKSSSIVK
- a CDS encoding alpha/beta hydrolase family protein, with protein sequence MNKNFLAFLLLLSLGSSQLTYTGRTGRGFGIGAVTGLAAGIITSKIAANSAPAPIAVPVTMAPAAYYVYEEDPCIAEQRAELRVRERQMYEAQMQQRKRDEEQRQREEERRYREQVRQERQARQEHQNQLMQQKPREAKLVTFQPIPVEVKQVNSSRELALKERELTLKEQQVQLELVKEKNKRKELELKDKELEIQLIRARRENNRKN